ACCCCATTTTTCATCTTTTGCCATAGTTACACCCTTTATTCTTCTGTATTAGCTTTATTATCCTTATTTCTGTTGTACTCTTCAATTTGTTTTGCTACAGGTGAAGAACGGTAGAAACCGATTTCATCTTCTTGACCTTTTAAGACAACATAACTTGGTGAATTGATTTTTTTACCGTTTAAAGTTATGTGACCGTGTACAACAAACATTCTTGCTTCTTTAGGAGTACGAGCTAAACCTTTTTTGTATACAATAGTTTGTAATCTTCTTCTTAAGATATCTTCAACATTTAAATCTAAAATATCTTCAAGAGCAGCACCTTCTGGCAAAACACCGGTTCTAGCTAAGTGTCCTAATAATTGTAATTTCTCATTAACCATCTGATCAGTACCGAAACCAAGTAAGTACCTAGCTTCCCTACTGTATCTTCTGACTAAAGTATCAGCTTTCCAAATTTCTTTTTTGTTTTTTAAACCGTATTTAGTCATTAATTTGTTTTCATTTTTAATTCTTTCCGCATTCCAAGGATGTGGTGGTGTATTATACTTTTTCCTTGCTTTTCTAGGTTGTCCCATTAAAACATCTCCTTAATAAAATTGAATTTAAATAATTTAATTTATAAAAAAAGTTCCATGCCTATCCGCGTGAACGTTTTACACCAACTGAAGAACTTTTTCTGAAAGTAGATTTGGTTCTTTGACCTCTAACAGGTAAACCAACTTCGTGTCTTCTACCTTTGTAACTTCTGGTCTTTTTCATTCTGTTTAAATCATCTCTTAAAGTCATGTCAAGATCAGATTCAATTAAGTGAATGTCGTCACCAGTTTCGTAATCTTCTCTTCTGTTTAACATCCAGGATGGAATGTCAAATTTCTGAGGATTTTCCAAAATTTCTTCAATTCTTAAAACATCTTCGTCAGCAATGTATCCAATTTTAGCGTCTAAATCTAAGTCTAAAGTACGACACATAGTTTTAGATAAAGATATTCCAACACCTTTAATTTCAGTTAAAGCTTGTTCAATGGTTTTATTACCATTTACATCCTTTCTTGAAATACGCACTAAATGCTTAAAATCGTCTTCCATTAAATAACCTCCATTTATAGAGCGAACCTACGAGACGTAAAATATAGATTCGAATGTTTTGAAATATCAAAACACAGTTCTTTCAACTATTTAAAACTTAGTCTAAGTAAACTAAGAGTGCAAAAAAATATCAGTTTAACAAGTATTTTAATAATTGATAAAAATTAAAAAACTAAGTTAAAAACTAATAAACGCCGAGACTGGGATTTGAACCCAGGAGGGCTGAACGCCCACGAGATTTCCAGTCTCGCGCCTTACCAGGCTAGACTATCTCGGCATATAATAGTTAGCAATACTTGCACATCATATTAACTAGTATAATATGATAAAATAATATTTCTACTTACCAGTATATAAATGTATTGATTAATGCAAGAAATTTTTAAAAAAAATATGATTTCCACAATTAATTATATTTCTTCAGGTTTAAAATATTTTGCATCCCCCAACACAAAGACAAAATATATTTTTAATTAAATAATACTAATATTATAAAGGTGATATGATGGATATGATGACCATAATTTTAATAGTTATAATGATATTGGCGATAATTTTTATTGTCTATACATTTATACATTTATACAACAATTTAGTTGGTCTTAGAAACCGTGTGGAAAACAGTTACTCACAAATCGAAGTTCAACTAAAAAGAAGAAACGATTTAATTCCAAATCTTGTTGAAACTGTAAAAGGATACGCAGCTCATGAAAAGGAAGTATTCGAAAATGTTACCCAGGCCAGAAGCAACATGATGAATGCATCAGGCATTGATGAAGCAAGTGCTGCAAACGACCAGTTGAGCGGTGCTTTAAAATCATTATTTGCAGTAGCTGAAAGCTATCCTGAACTTAAAGCAAATTCAAATTTCCAACAACTGCAATCTGAATTAAGTGAAACTGAAGATAAAATTTCCTATGCAAGACAATTCTACAACGATGTTGTATTGAAATACAATAACGCATGCCAGCAATTCCCAAGCAGCATGTTTGCAAGATGGTTCCACTTTGAAACCGCAGAATATTTCGAAGCTCCTGAAAGTGAAATGGAAGTTCCTGAAGTAAAATTCTAAACAAATAGAGGTGAAATTATATGAATGTTAAAAAGACACTTTGTATAATTTTATTAATTTTTATATTATTTTCAGCGCTGAGCGTAGTTGCAGCAGACGACGACAAAAGCTATTCAATAGACCAGGCATTTGTTGAGCTGACCGTTGGAAGTAACGGTCTGCTGCATATAGATGAAATATATGAATACTCATTTGACGGAGAGTTTAATGGAGTATATAGGGACATCAAGCTTAAAGAAGGAGAAAGCATAGAAAATCTCAGTGTTAACACGACAGGAGCATATTCTATAGCTAAATTAACACATGAGGACGGATATGATCACATAACAATATATCTGTATGCCGATGAAGCGCACACCAAAAAGATAAAAGACACCGATGTTGAAGTATACATCAGCTATGACATGAAAAATGTTGTAACTCTCTTTAATGATGTTGGAGGGCTTCAGTATAAACTATGGGGAGAAGACTGGGATGTAGGAGTAGGCACTTTAACTGCTGTTGTTCATCTTCCTGGAAATGAAAGCAACACATATTTCTTAAATCCTCAGGAATACAACTCTACAAGTTATCTTATGGGAGATACAATAACATTAACATCAAACAGTATCCCATCTGGTGAATTTTATGAATTGCTTGTTTTGATGCCTGTAAGCGACTTTGAAAATGCAACCTATGCAAAACAGGTCCATGAAGATGGTAAAGACAAAATTATGCATAATCTGGAAAATAGCGTGAATGGACGGAACCTCTGGAATACTTTGTTTCTCATTTTAGGATTATTGGCCATGATCAGTCCGATAACTGGAATATTCATCTATTTCAAATATGGACGTGAACCTAAAGTGGATTATGATGGAATTTATGAAAGAGAATTGCCAACCAATGATCCCCCAGCAGTCATTAATGCACTGATGGACAACTCACATGATATTGGTACACCAAATATGGATGGATTTGAAGCAACAATTCTTGATTTGATAAATAGAAAAGTATTCAGTCTCGAGACTAAAAAAGACAGCAAAACCGAAATCAACGAATTATACCTGACATTGCATAAAGACACCACTTCAAATCTGGACATTCATGAACAGACCGTCGTAGATATTTTATCAATGTTTGCTGATGAAAACAATGTCGTTAATATGTCCGGTTTAAATGCAGATTTATCCGATGAAACAAATGCCAAACTATTCATGGAAGAGTATAACACATGGCAGAAAGATGTTAAACACGAATACCTGGACAGCGAAAATCTGAAAAGCTATTTCCACAAAAAAGGTTCATCACTTATGAAAAATCTTGGTGTGGCGGGAATAGTGGCCGGAATAATTATTATAGCATTGGGATTTTATACAAATCTTCACAACGGAGTATTTGCAATAGGAGGAGGAATCATTCTTACGGTATTTTCATTTATAGTTAGGATGCTGCCTGATGACATATTTGGACAATGGACTGAAAAAGGCAGAGTATTCTATCTCAAATGGAATAATTTCAGAAAGTTCCTTAAGGACAACAGTTTAATTAACGAACACCCTCCTGAATCAATAGTTATCTGGAAAAAGTATCTTATTTACGGCGCCGCACTTGGAGTAGCCGATGAGGTTTATGAAGCCATGAAACTTCAGGAGAAAAATATCGATTCAATTTTGGATGATGATGTGTTCCTATACCACCATTACGGAGGTTATTACCTTATGCATGATGCATTCGTGACCGGTCAATCAGCAGCCAATCCTTCATCAGACTCCGGCGGTTTCGGAGGTCTTGGAGGAGGATCTGGTGGTGGAGGTGGAGGTGCTTTCTAGCACTCCATTTTCATATCAAAGAGGATTATTCCTCTTAACTTTTCTTATTTTTTAAAACTTATCGAATTTTAATAAGTATACATGTACATGTAAAAAATTAAAAACATCACAAAAAAGCAATCATTTAAAAAAAATTAGAAAATCAACACATATACTTAAATTGAATTTAGAAAGTATAAAAATAATTAAAGGTAAAATTAAAATTAGATAAGGGAATTACCTGACAGTAATTGTGACTTTTTTGGTAATCTTATTGTAAATACTGTTTCCAGCATATGTAACTTCTGCAGTGTATTTACCTTTTTTAGTTAATTTGGTTAACTTGAAAATGGCCTGACCTTTCGTATTTGTTTTAGCCGTATATTTTTTCTTGTTAACCTTTATAGTAATCTTAATATTCTTCATGACCTTATTTTTATTAGTTTTTAATGTAACTGTGTATTTTTTAGTTTTATCTTTAACTTTTAATGTAACTTTAGGAGC
The uncultured Methanobrevibacter sp. DNA segment above includes these coding regions:
- a CDS encoding DUF2207 domain-containing protein, with the protein product MNVKKTLCIILLIFILFSALSVVAADDDKSYSIDQAFVELTVGSNGLLHIDEIYEYSFDGEFNGVYRDIKLKEGESIENLSVNTTGAYSIAKLTHEDGYDHITIYLYADEAHTKKIKDTDVEVYISYDMKNVVTLFNDVGGLQYKLWGEDWDVGVGTLTAVVHLPGNESNTYFLNPQEYNSTSYLMGDTITLTSNSIPSGEFYELLVLMPVSDFENATYAKQVHEDGKDKIMHNLENSVNGRNLWNTLFLILGLLAMISPITGIFIYFKYGREPKVDYDGIYERELPTNDPPAVINALMDNSHDIGTPNMDGFEATILDLINRKVFSLETKKDSKTEINELYLTLHKDTTSNLDIHEQTVVDILSMFADENNVVNMSGLNADLSDETNAKLFMEEYNTWQKDVKHEYLDSENLKSYFHKKGSSLMKNLGVAGIVAGIIIIALGFYTNLHNGVFAIGGGIILTVFSFIVRMLPDDIFGQWTEKGRVFYLKWNNFRKFLKDNSLINEHPPESIVIWKKYLIYGAALGVADEVYEAMKLQEKNIDSILDDDVFLYHHYGGYYLMHDAFVTGQSAANPSSDSGGFGGLGGGSGGGGGGAF
- a CDS encoding LemA family protein, encoding MDMMTIILIVIMILAIIFIVYTFIHLYNNLVGLRNRVENSYSQIEVQLKRRNDLIPNLVETVKGYAAHEKEVFENVTQARSNMMNASGIDEASAANDQLSGALKSLFAVAESYPELKANSNFQQLQSELSETEDKISYARQFYNDVVLKYNNACQQFPSSMFARWFHFETAEYFEAPESEMEVPEVKF
- a CDS encoding 30S ribosomal protein S13; translation: MEDDFKHLVRISRKDVNGNKTIEQALTEIKGVGISLSKTMCRTLDLDLDAKIGYIADEDVLRIEEILENPQKFDIPSWMLNRREDYETGDDIHLIESDLDMTLRDDLNRMKKTRSYKGRRHEVGLPVRGQRTKSTFRKSSSVGVKRSRG
- a CDS encoding 30S ribosomal protein S4; the protein is MGQPRKARKKYNTPPHPWNAERIKNENKLMTKYGLKNKKEIWKADTLVRRYSREARYLLGFGTDQMVNEKLQLLGHLARTGVLPEGAALEDILDLNVEDILRRRLQTIVYKKGLARTPKEARMFVVHGHITLNGKKINSPSYVVLKGQEDEIGFYRSSPVAKQIEEYNRNKDNKANTEE